A part of Dermacentor variabilis isolate Ectoservices chromosome 10, ASM5094787v1, whole genome shotgun sequence genomic DNA contains:
- the LOC142559546 gene encoding uncharacterized protein LOC142559546: MRKVSTGSVFLALVAAAQGYGWNPDRSRPVPSASDMDDCCRGPTGCCREGYRCEPNYRTCVRVGVEPRPGGTSKVLIVPVGTRRHQGTAVSGGTTGGCGGGGGHYCWDHERCCHISQSGAHLPTSVHPTTSCCTRSSSRQCPRIRGCHNPFGVNSPSGVYNQPGYRPSSAYQNPPAFNWDREQLMMQRHTLVPSPASALLPSCVVLLALVYLLFCSWS; encoded by the exons ATGAGAAAAGTATCCACAGGTTCCGTCTTCCTTGCGCTCGTTGCAGCAGCACAAG GATACGGATGGAACCCCGACCGTTCACGGCCCGTACCGTCGGCGTCAGACATGGACGACTGCTGCCGCGGTCCCACCGGCTGCTGCCGCGAAGGTTACCGCTGCGAGCCCAATTACCggacgtgcgtgcgtgtgggtgtAGAACCAAGACCAGGCGGAACTTCTAAAGTGCTCATAGTACCCGTCGGAACGAGGCGCCACCAAGGAACTGCGGTCTCCG GCGGAACAACGGGAGGCTGTGGTGGTGGCGGCGGGCACTACTGCTGGGACCACGAGCGCTGCTGTCACATATCGCAGTCGGGGGCCCACCTGCCCACCAGCGTCCACCCGACAACTTCGTGCTGCACCCGAAGCAGCAGCCGCCAGTGTCCGCGAATCCGCGGCTGTCACAACCCATTCGGTGTCAACTCGCCCTCCGGTGTTTACAACCAACCCGGCTACCGGCCCTCGTCAGCGTACCAGAATCCGCCTGCATTCAATTGGGACCGCGAACAGCTGATGATGCAGAGGCACACGTTGGTGCCTTCCCCGGCGTCAGCTTTGCTGCCGTCATGCGTCGTCTTATTGGCTTTGGTCTATCTTCTGTTCTGTAGCTGGAGCTGA